The following proteins come from a genomic window of Methylorubrum populi:
- a CDS encoding vitamin B12-dependent ribonucleotide reductase, whose product MRFERRYTTAGQSPYASIAFRKAVSEIRNPDGSIVFRLDGISVPESWSQVAADVLAQKYFRKAGVPARLKRVEENSVPSFLWRSVPDEAALGALPEEERFVSEISSTQVFDRLAGCWTYWGWKGGYFSSEEDASAFMDELRFMLARQMVAPNSPQWFNTGLHWAYGIDGPSQGHFYCDPKTGALTKSATAYEHPQPHACFIQSVQDDLVNEGGIMDLWVREARLFKYGSGTGSNFSMLRAENERLGGGGKSSGLMSFLKIGDRAAGAIKSGGTTRRAAKMVIVDIDHPDIEAFIDWKVKEEQKVAALVTGSKVVSKHLTAVMKACIQCEAEGDACFDAERNPALKREIKAARKAMVPDAYIKRVVQFARQGFTKIEFPVYDTDWDSEAYLTVAGQNSNNSVSLTDTFLRAVETDDDWSLTSRTTGKVTKTVKARELWEKIGEAAWASADPGLHFNTTMNDWHTCPTGGRIRASNPCSEYMFLDDTACNLASANLLTMYDRQSKHFDTQAFEHLNRLWTVVLEISVMMAQFPSKEIAELSYKYRTLGLGYANIGGLLMTMGLPYDSDQGRALAGALTAIMTGVAYATSAEMAAELGTFEAYPENADHMLRVIRNHRRAAHGEATGYEGLNVAPVPLDHANIPQADIGAHARAAWDRALSLGEQHGYRNAQATVIAPTGTIGLVMDCDTTGIEPDFALVKFKKLAGGGYFKIINRAVPDALRALGYRESEIAEIEAYAVGHGSMGQAPAINPGSLRAKGFSDDKIAAVEAGLKSAFDIKFVFNRWTLGDDFLKDTLKVPAEKLADPTFELLPFLGFTKKEIEAANTHVCGAMTLEGAPHLKREHYAVFDCANPCGRTGKRYLSVESHIRMMAAAQPFISGAISKTINMPNDATVEDCKAAYLLSWRLALKANALYRDGSKLSQPLNAALIADDEDEAEDALEAIIQAPAAAKAAAAAEKIVERVIERVERIRSREKMPDRRKGYTQKAVVGGHKVYLRTGEYDDGRLGEIFIDMHKEGATFRSLMNNFAIAISLGLQYGVPLEEYVEAFTFTRFEPAGFVQGNDAIKNATSLLDYVFRELAVSYLGRTDLAHVNPAEIGGTVLGGGEGDTTRESGKPAPAASAIVSRGLLRGSADRLTLIQGGPGGATTGVAAAATGQSAPAGGTVHAVRGATALKAEPQSVGSIETLPFAKPEPKAERSVADRRAEAKMKGYVGEACPECANFTLVRNGTCLKCDTCGSTTGCS is encoded by the coding sequence ATGCGGTTCGAGCGGCGCTACACCACGGCAGGCCAGTCTCCCTACGCGTCCATCGCCTTCCGCAAGGCGGTGAGCGAGATCCGCAACCCGGACGGCTCGATCGTCTTCCGGCTCGACGGCATTTCCGTGCCCGAGAGCTGGAGCCAGGTCGCCGCCGACGTCCTGGCCCAAAAGTATTTTCGCAAGGCCGGCGTCCCCGCCCGCCTGAAGCGGGTCGAGGAGAACAGCGTTCCCTCCTTCCTGTGGCGCTCCGTGCCGGACGAGGCCGCGCTCGGCGCGCTGCCCGAGGAGGAGCGCTTCGTCTCCGAGATTTCGTCGACCCAGGTGTTCGATCGCCTGGCCGGCTGCTGGACCTACTGGGGCTGGAAGGGCGGCTACTTCTCCTCGGAGGAAGACGCCTCGGCCTTCATGGACGAGCTGCGCTTCATGCTCGCCCGCCAGATGGTGGCGCCGAACTCGCCGCAATGGTTCAACACCGGCCTGCACTGGGCCTACGGCATCGACGGCCCGAGCCAGGGCCATTTCTACTGCGACCCGAAGACCGGCGCGCTGACGAAGTCGGCCACGGCCTACGAGCACCCGCAGCCGCATGCCTGCTTCATCCAGTCGGTGCAGGACGACCTCGTCAACGAGGGCGGCATCATGGACCTGTGGGTGCGTGAGGCCCGCCTGTTCAAGTACGGCTCCGGCACCGGCTCGAACTTCTCGATGCTGCGCGCCGAGAACGAGCGGCTCGGCGGCGGCGGCAAGTCGTCGGGCCTGATGTCCTTCCTCAAGATCGGCGACCGCGCGGCGGGCGCGATCAAGTCCGGCGGCACCACGCGGCGGGCCGCCAAGATGGTCATCGTCGATATCGACCACCCCGATATCGAGGCCTTCATCGACTGGAAGGTGAAGGAGGAGCAGAAGGTCGCCGCGCTGGTGACTGGCTCCAAGGTCGTCTCGAAGCACCTCACCGCGGTGATGAAGGCCTGCATCCAGTGCGAGGCGGAAGGCGACGCCTGCTTCGACGCCGAGCGCAACCCGGCGCTCAAGCGCGAGATCAAGGCCGCCCGCAAGGCGATGGTGCCCGACGCCTACATCAAGCGCGTCGTGCAGTTCGCCCGCCAGGGCTTCACCAAGATCGAATTCCCCGTCTACGACACCGATTGGGATTCGGAGGCCTACCTCACCGTTGCCGGCCAGAACTCCAACAACTCGGTCTCGCTGACCGACACATTCCTGCGCGCCGTCGAGACCGACGACGACTGGAGCCTGACCTCGCGCACCACGGGCAAGGTCACCAAGACCGTGAAGGCGCGCGAGCTGTGGGAGAAGATCGGTGAGGCCGCCTGGGCGTCCGCCGATCCGGGCCTGCACTTCAACACCACGATGAACGACTGGCACACCTGCCCGACCGGCGGGCGGATCCGGGCCTCGAACCCGTGCTCCGAGTACATGTTCCTCGACGACACGGCCTGCAATCTCGCCAGCGCCAACCTGCTGACGATGTACGACCGGCAGTCGAAGCATTTCGACACGCAAGCCTTCGAGCACCTCAACCGGCTCTGGACGGTGGTGCTCGAGATCTCGGTGATGATGGCGCAGTTCCCCTCGAAAGAGATCGCCGAGCTTTCCTACAAGTACCGCACGCTGGGCCTCGGCTACGCCAATATCGGCGGCCTGCTGATGACCATGGGCCTGCCCTACGACTCGGATCAGGGCCGGGCGCTGGCCGGCGCGCTCACCGCGATCATGACGGGCGTGGCCTACGCCACCTCCGCCGAGATGGCGGCCGAACTCGGGACCTTCGAGGCCTACCCCGAGAACGCCGACCACATGCTGCGGGTGATCCGCAACCACCGCCGGGCGGCGCATGGCGAGGCCACGGGCTACGAGGGCCTCAACGTCGCCCCCGTGCCGCTCGACCACGCCAACATCCCGCAGGCCGATATCGGCGCCCATGCCCGCGCCGCCTGGGACCGCGCACTGTCTCTCGGCGAGCAGCACGGCTACCGCAACGCGCAGGCCACGGTGATCGCGCCGACCGGCACGATCGGCCTCGTGATGGATTGCGACACCACCGGCATCGAGCCCGACTTCGCCCTGGTGAAGTTCAAGAAGCTCGCCGGCGGCGGCTACTTCAAGATCATCAACCGCGCCGTGCCGGACGCCCTGCGGGCACTCGGCTACCGCGAGAGCGAGATCGCCGAGATCGAGGCCTACGCCGTCGGCCACGGCTCGATGGGCCAGGCGCCCGCGATCAACCCCGGTTCGCTTCGCGCCAAGGGCTTCTCGGACGACAAGATCGCCGCGGTGGAAGCGGGCCTGAAATCGGCCTTCGACATCAAGTTCGTGTTCAACCGCTGGACGCTCGGCGACGACTTCTTGAAGGACACCCTCAAGGTGCCGGCGGAGAAGCTCGCCGACCCGACCTTCGAGCTGCTGCCGTTCCTCGGCTTCACCAAGAAGGAGATCGAGGCCGCCAACACCCATGTCTGCGGGGCGATGACCCTGGAGGGCGCGCCGCACCTCAAGCGCGAGCACTACGCGGTGTTCGACTGCGCCAACCCGTGCGGCCGCACCGGCAAGCGCTATCTCTCGGTCGAGAGCCACATCCGCATGATGGCGGCGGCGCAGCCCTTCATCTCGGGGGCGATCTCCAAGACCATCAACATGCCCAACGACGCCACGGTCGAGGATTGCAAGGCGGCCTACCTGCTGTCCTGGCGCCTCGCGCTCAAGGCCAACGCCCTCTACCGCGACGGCTCGAAGCTGTCGCAGCCCCTCAACGCCGCCCTGATCGCGGACGACGAGGACGAGGCGGAGGACGCGCTCGAGGCGATCATCCAGGCGCCGGCCGCGGCCAAGGCGGCGGCCGCAGCCGAGAAGATCGTCGAGCGGGTGATCGAGCGCGTGGAACGCATTCGGTCGCGTGAAAAGATGCCGGACCGGCGCAAGGGCTACACCCAGAAGGCGGTGGTGGGCGGACACAAGGTCTATCTGCGCACCGGCGAATACGACGACGGGCGCCTCGGCGAGATCTTCATCGACATGCACAAGGAAGGCGCGACCTTCCGCTCGCTGATGAACAACTTCGCCATCGCGATCTCGCTCGGCCTCCAATACGGCGTGCCGCTGGAGGAATACGTCGAGGCCTTCACCTTCACCCGCTTCGAGCCGGCGGGCTTCGTGCAGGGCAACGACGCGATCAAGAACGCGACCTCGCTGCTCGACTACGTGTTCCGCGAACTGGCGGTGTCCTATCTGGGACGGACGGATCTGGCCCACGTCAACCCGGCCGAGATCGGCGGCACGGTGCTCGGCGGCGGCGAGGGCGACACCACCCGCGAGTCGGGGAAGCCCGCTCCGGCCGCCTCGGCCATCGTCTCCCGCGGCCTGCTGCGCGGCTCGGCCGACCGGCTCACCCTGATCCAGGGCGGTCCGGGCGGCGCCACGACGGGGGTCGCCGCAGCGGCCACGGGCCAGTCGGCCCCCGCCGGCGGAACGGTCCACGCGGTGCGGGGCGCGACGGCGCTCAAGGCGGAGCCGCAGAGCGTCGGCAGCATCGAGACCCTGCCCTTCGCCAAGCCGGAGCCCAAGGCCGAGCGCAGCGTCGCGGATCGGCGAGCCGAGGCGAAGATGAAGGGCTATGTCGGCGAAGCCTGCCCCGAATGCGCGAACTTCACGCTCGTCCGCAACGGCACCTGCCTGAAGTGCGACACCTGCGGCTCGACCACCGGATGCTCGTGA